The proteins below are encoded in one region of Ciconia boyciana chromosome 19, ASM3463844v1, whole genome shotgun sequence:
- the HP1BP3 gene encoding heterochromatin protein 1-binding protein 3 isoform X3: MATDLSEAEPVHHKALPLLTGAQLIHTDKLSEKVEDDTMPIRRSVNSSSRETPPKSKPAEGEEVKADAEVTSEESASVGEEQENETLPAASSEAEQPKEPENEGKGETKSSEETKKDEKDQSKEKEKKVKKTIPAWATLSASQLARAQKQTQMAATSRPKMDAILTEAIRACFQKSGASVVAIRKYIIHKYPSLELERRGYLLKQALKRELERGIIRQVKGKGASGSFVVVSNAGKTVPKARDRKKSTSASTAEQQVKLEDILPLAFTRLCEPKEASYSLIKKYVSQYYPKLKVDIRPQLLKNALQRAVEKGQLEQITGKGASGTFQLKKSGEKPLLGGTLMEDAILSAIAAMNEPKTCSTTALKKYILENHPGTNSNFQVHLLKRTLQKCEKNGWMEQISGKGFSGTFQLCFPYYPSPDVLYPEKQQDEDSEESDEEEEEESEEEEESEEEESEEEEPPPKKRYGSMRDKWAPSDDIKVTVTAVERTGCRRDRLQNHRAGPLR, translated from the exons atggcGACTGATCTGTCTGAAGCTGAACCCGTGCATCATAAGGCGCTTCCACTCTTAACGGGAGCTCAGCTGATCCACACGGACAAGTTAAGTGAG AAAGTTGAAGACGACACGATGCCAATCCGTCGCTCAGTGAATTCTTCTTCCCGGGAAACTCCTCCCAAAAGCAAACCTGCTGAAGGTGAAGAGGTCAAAGCAG ATGCAGAAGTCACCTCTGAGGAATCTGCCTCTGTTGGAGAAGAACAAGAGAATGAAACCCTGCCTGCTGCGTCCAGTGAAGCAGAACAGCCAAAGGAACCTGAGAatgaagggaagggggaaacaAAGTCctcagaagaaaccaaaaagga CGAGAAGGATCAGTctaaggaaaaggagaagaaggtgaAAAAGACCATTCCTGCGTGGGCTACTCTTTCTGCTAGCCAGCTAGCTAGAGCACAGAAGCAAACTCAGATGGCTGCCACCTCACGTCCCAAAATGGATGCTATTTTAACTGAGGCCATCAGG gCGTGCTTTCAAAAGAGTGGTGCATCGGTCGTTGCAATACGTAAATACATCATCCACAAATACCCTTCCCTGGAGCTTGAGAGGAGAGGCTATCTTCTAAAGCAAGCATTGAAAAGGGAGCTGGAGAGAGGAATCATTAGACAG GTGAAAGGAAAGGGAGCTTCTGGGAGCTTTGTGGTGGTGTCTAATGCAGGAAAAACTGTTCCAAAAGCCAGAGACAGAAAG AAGAGCACTTCCGCTTCGACTGCAGAGCAACAAGTCAAGCTGGAAGATATCCTGCCGCTGGCTTTCACCCGCCTTTGTGAGCCGAAGGAAGCTTCTTACAGCCTGATCAAGAAATACGTGTCTCAGTATTACCCCAAACTCAAAGTAGATATAAG ACCCCAGCTGTTGAAGAAtgccctgcagagagctgtAGAGAAGGGCCAGTTAGAGCAGATCACAGGGAAGGGAGCGTCTGGGACATTCCAG CTGAAGAAATCAGGGGAGAAGCCCCTGCTGGGTGGGACTCTGATGGAAGACGCCATCCTGTCTGCTATTGCGGCCATGAACGAACCGAAGACCTGCTCCACCACAGCGCTGAAGAAGTATATCCTGGAAAACCACCCAGGGACCAACTCCAACTTCCAGG tgcATCTACTGAAGAGAACCCTGCAGAAATGTGAGAAGAATGGCTGGATGGAGCAAATTTCTGGGAAGGGCTTCAGCGGAACCTTTCAGCTTTGCTTCCCTTACTATCCTAG CCCAGATGTGCTCTacccagagaagcagcaggatgAGGACTCTGAGGAATctgatgaggaagaggaggaggaatctgaggaggaagaagaatcTGAAGAGGAAGAGTCTGAGGAGGAAGAGCCACCACCAAAGAAGAGGTATGGCAGCATGAGAGATAAATGGGCTCCTTCGGATGACATAAAAGTGACTGTCACAGCTGTAGAGCGCACAG GATGCAGAAGAGACCGCCTCCAAAATCACAGAGCAGGGCCCCTCCGATGA
- the HP1BP3 gene encoding heterochromatin protein 1-binding protein 3 isoform X1, with the protein MATDLSEAEPVHHKALPLLTGAQLIHTDKLSEKVEDDTMPIRRSVNSSSRETPPKSKPAEGEEVKADAEVTSEESASVGEEQENETLPAASSEAEQPKEPENEGKGETKSSEETKKDEKDQSKEKEKKVKKTIPAWATLSASQLARAQKQTQMAATSRPKMDAILTEAIRACFQKSGASVVAIRKYIIHKYPSLELERRGYLLKQALKRELERGIIRQVKGKGASGSFVVVSNAGKTVPKARDRKKSTSASTAEQQVKLEDILPLAFTRLCEPKEASYSLIKKYVSQYYPKLKVDIRPQLLKNALQRAVEKGQLEQITGKGASGTFQLKKSGEKPLLGGTLMEDAILSAIAAMNEPKTCSTTALKKYILENHPGTNSNFQVHLLKRTLQKCEKNGWMEQISGKGFSGTFQLCFPYYPSPDVLYPEKQQDEDSEESDEEEEEESEEEEESEEEESEEEEPPPKKRMQKRPPPKSQSRAPPMKRRESKPKPRKTPAAHRGKAKPPPKVKTPAKKAKPAAPAIKKPSGGSSSKKPAASGRKEVKPSAKGKSTMRKSLRAKK; encoded by the exons atggcGACTGATCTGTCTGAAGCTGAACCCGTGCATCATAAGGCGCTTCCACTCTTAACGGGAGCTCAGCTGATCCACACGGACAAGTTAAGTGAG AAAGTTGAAGACGACACGATGCCAATCCGTCGCTCAGTGAATTCTTCTTCCCGGGAAACTCCTCCCAAAAGCAAACCTGCTGAAGGTGAAGAGGTCAAAGCAG ATGCAGAAGTCACCTCTGAGGAATCTGCCTCTGTTGGAGAAGAACAAGAGAATGAAACCCTGCCTGCTGCGTCCAGTGAAGCAGAACAGCCAAAGGAACCTGAGAatgaagggaagggggaaacaAAGTCctcagaagaaaccaaaaagga CGAGAAGGATCAGTctaaggaaaaggagaagaaggtgaAAAAGACCATTCCTGCGTGGGCTACTCTTTCTGCTAGCCAGCTAGCTAGAGCACAGAAGCAAACTCAGATGGCTGCCACCTCACGTCCCAAAATGGATGCTATTTTAACTGAGGCCATCAGG gCGTGCTTTCAAAAGAGTGGTGCATCGGTCGTTGCAATACGTAAATACATCATCCACAAATACCCTTCCCTGGAGCTTGAGAGGAGAGGCTATCTTCTAAAGCAAGCATTGAAAAGGGAGCTGGAGAGAGGAATCATTAGACAG GTGAAAGGAAAGGGAGCTTCTGGGAGCTTTGTGGTGGTGTCTAATGCAGGAAAAACTGTTCCAAAAGCCAGAGACAGAAAG AAGAGCACTTCCGCTTCGACTGCAGAGCAACAAGTCAAGCTGGAAGATATCCTGCCGCTGGCTTTCACCCGCCTTTGTGAGCCGAAGGAAGCTTCTTACAGCCTGATCAAGAAATACGTGTCTCAGTATTACCCCAAACTCAAAGTAGATATAAG ACCCCAGCTGTTGAAGAAtgccctgcagagagctgtAGAGAAGGGCCAGTTAGAGCAGATCACAGGGAAGGGAGCGTCTGGGACATTCCAG CTGAAGAAATCAGGGGAGAAGCCCCTGCTGGGTGGGACTCTGATGGAAGACGCCATCCTGTCTGCTATTGCGGCCATGAACGAACCGAAGACCTGCTCCACCACAGCGCTGAAGAAGTATATCCTGGAAAACCACCCAGGGACCAACTCCAACTTCCAGG tgcATCTACTGAAGAGAACCCTGCAGAAATGTGAGAAGAATGGCTGGATGGAGCAAATTTCTGGGAAGGGCTTCAGCGGAACCTTTCAGCTTTGCTTCCCTTACTATCCTAG CCCAGATGTGCTCTacccagagaagcagcaggatgAGGACTCTGAGGAATctgatgaggaagaggaggaggaatctgaggaggaagaagaatcTGAAGAGGAAGAGTCTGAGGAGGAAGAGCCACCACCAAAGAAGAG GATGCAGAAGAGACCGCCTCCAAAATCACAGAGCAGGGCCCCTCCGATGAAGCGAAGAGAGTCCAAGCCCAAGCCAAGAAAAACCCCTGCAGCCCACCGGGGGAAAGCAAAGCCCCCTCCCAAGGTTAAAACCCCTGCTAAGAAAGCCaaaccagcagccccagccatcAAGAAACCCTCTGGTGGCAGCTCTTCCAAGAAACCAGCAGCCAGCGGGAGGAAGGAAGTGAAACCCTCTGCCAAGGGCAAATCCACCATGAGGAAATCTCTCCGggcaaaaaagtaa
- the HP1BP3 gene encoding heterochromatin protein 1-binding protein 3 isoform X2: MPIRRSVNSSSRETPPKSKPAEGEEVKADAEVTSEESASVGEEQENETLPAASSEAEQPKEPENEGKGETKSSEETKKDEKDQSKEKEKKVKKTIPAWATLSASQLARAQKQTQMAATSRPKMDAILTEAIRACFQKSGASVVAIRKYIIHKYPSLELERRGYLLKQALKRELERGIIRQVKGKGASGSFVVVSNAGKTVPKARDRKKSTSASTAEQQVKLEDILPLAFTRLCEPKEASYSLIKKYVSQYYPKLKVDIRPQLLKNALQRAVEKGQLEQITGKGASGTFQLKKSGEKPLLGGTLMEDAILSAIAAMNEPKTCSTTALKKYILENHPGTNSNFQVHLLKRTLQKCEKNGWMEQISGKGFSGTFQLCFPYYPSPDVLYPEKQQDEDSEESDEEEEEESEEEEESEEEESEEEEPPPKKRMQKRPPPKSQSRAPPMKRRESKPKPRKTPAAHRGKAKPPPKVKTPAKKAKPAAPAIKKPSGGSSSKKPAASGRKEVKPSAKGKSTMRKSLRAKK; encoded by the exons ATGCCAATCCGTCGCTCAGTGAATTCTTCTTCCCGGGAAACTCCTCCCAAAAGCAAACCTGCTGAAGGTGAAGAGGTCAAAGCAG ATGCAGAAGTCACCTCTGAGGAATCTGCCTCTGTTGGAGAAGAACAAGAGAATGAAACCCTGCCTGCTGCGTCCAGTGAAGCAGAACAGCCAAAGGAACCTGAGAatgaagggaagggggaaacaAAGTCctcagaagaaaccaaaaagga CGAGAAGGATCAGTctaaggaaaaggagaagaaggtgaAAAAGACCATTCCTGCGTGGGCTACTCTTTCTGCTAGCCAGCTAGCTAGAGCACAGAAGCAAACTCAGATGGCTGCCACCTCACGTCCCAAAATGGATGCTATTTTAACTGAGGCCATCAGG gCGTGCTTTCAAAAGAGTGGTGCATCGGTCGTTGCAATACGTAAATACATCATCCACAAATACCCTTCCCTGGAGCTTGAGAGGAGAGGCTATCTTCTAAAGCAAGCATTGAAAAGGGAGCTGGAGAGAGGAATCATTAGACAG GTGAAAGGAAAGGGAGCTTCTGGGAGCTTTGTGGTGGTGTCTAATGCAGGAAAAACTGTTCCAAAAGCCAGAGACAGAAAG AAGAGCACTTCCGCTTCGACTGCAGAGCAACAAGTCAAGCTGGAAGATATCCTGCCGCTGGCTTTCACCCGCCTTTGTGAGCCGAAGGAAGCTTCTTACAGCCTGATCAAGAAATACGTGTCTCAGTATTACCCCAAACTCAAAGTAGATATAAG ACCCCAGCTGTTGAAGAAtgccctgcagagagctgtAGAGAAGGGCCAGTTAGAGCAGATCACAGGGAAGGGAGCGTCTGGGACATTCCAG CTGAAGAAATCAGGGGAGAAGCCCCTGCTGGGTGGGACTCTGATGGAAGACGCCATCCTGTCTGCTATTGCGGCCATGAACGAACCGAAGACCTGCTCCACCACAGCGCTGAAGAAGTATATCCTGGAAAACCACCCAGGGACCAACTCCAACTTCCAGG tgcATCTACTGAAGAGAACCCTGCAGAAATGTGAGAAGAATGGCTGGATGGAGCAAATTTCTGGGAAGGGCTTCAGCGGAACCTTTCAGCTTTGCTTCCCTTACTATCCTAG CCCAGATGTGCTCTacccagagaagcagcaggatgAGGACTCTGAGGAATctgatgaggaagaggaggaggaatctgaggaggaagaagaatcTGAAGAGGAAGAGTCTGAGGAGGAAGAGCCACCACCAAAGAAGAG GATGCAGAAGAGACCGCCTCCAAAATCACAGAGCAGGGCCCCTCCGATGAAGCGAAGAGAGTCCAAGCCCAAGCCAAGAAAAACCCCTGCAGCCCACCGGGGGAAAGCAAAGCCCCCTCCCAAGGTTAAAACCCCTGCTAAGAAAGCCaaaccagcagccccagccatcAAGAAACCCTCTGGTGGCAGCTCTTCCAAGAAACCAGCAGCCAGCGGGAGGAAGGAAGTGAAACCCTCTGCCAAGGGCAAATCCACCATGAGGAAATCTCTCCGggcaaaaaagtaa